Below is a genomic region from Candidatus Parvarchaeota archaeon.
CAAGAGGTATTTTTTTGCTGCTGCCCCCTGTGCCATCCCCTTTTGGGTCACCGCCTTGGATTACAAAGCCTTCAACATAGCGGTGGAATGAAAGCCCATTGTAAAATCCTGATTTTGCAAGCTCCACAAAGTTCTTTCCTGTGATGGGTGCCTTGTCAGCATAAATTTCTGCCTTGAAAGTGCCTTTATTGGTTTTAAAAACTGCGATTGGATTTTTTTCTTGCTGCAAGTTATCACCTAAAGTTTGGTTGTTTGAATTAACTGTGTTTCCGTTCCCCGAAATACCCTGTTGGGTTGTACAGCCCACAAGTGCTATGAGAACGATTAGTAAAACGAATGTATATTTTTGCATGCAATCACCAAAAAATCGATCTTGACTTTGCTTGTGAGAAATGTTTTATCGTGTGCCGTATTTTTTGTTGATTTCCTCAATCCTTTTGTCAATGTTTT
It encodes:
- a CDS encoding peptidylprolyl isomerase — its product is MQKYTFVLLIVLIALVGCTTQQGISGNGNTVNSNNQTLGDNLQQEKNPIAVFKTNKGTFKAEIYADKAPITGKNFVELAKSGFYNGLSFHRYVEGFVIQGGDPKGDGTGGSSKKIPLEIVPGLTHVKGSLGMARSQDPNSASSQFYVSLEDIHQLDGNYAVFGQVTDGFGVVQQLRQGDIIERVSIE